The following are from one region of the Salvelinus alpinus chromosome 16, SLU_Salpinus.1, whole genome shotgun sequence genome:
- the LOC139541162 gene encoding oxysterol-binding protein-related protein 9-like isoform X1, whose protein sequence is MASVMEGPLSKWTNVMKGWQYRWFVLDYNAGLLSYYTSKDKMMRGSRRGCVRLRGAVIGIDDEDDSTFTITVDQKTFHFQARDADEREKWIHALEGTILRHTLQLQEAETGFVPSVQDFDKKLAEADAYLQILIDQLKLFDAKIKDCKEDESCRKIEHLKETTCSMVESIKHCIVLLQIAKDQSNEQQHAYGLISTINPVDGIFQPQDTSLVNLAMPTQTTLPTDGSKMCKGEQRPSTLSVGPVVTVMGSLQTPTPNSTVVTVLSHRCNRERRRLRAMRPPKHNPTKPHCFFTQCTSNQEASRTNVSEETPSTRRPGSGPSAPSSSVASPSHMTITSHSVPDFSYSSSEDEFYDADEFSQNSTSPKHFIDPSRPSAALPHSDDGTVLKRPNTNESLDSSMSNGTTDADQFDSHDDEAEDQGESVEEHKSVIMHLLSQVRLGMDLTKVVLPTFILERRSLLEMYADFFAHPDLFVSIADQLEPKERMVQMVKWYMSAFHAGRKSSVAKKPYNPILGEVFFCHWDLPSESEEPTAVVSIDRAHCTTEPSSEGPVPWSSANSVSFVAEQVSHHPPISAFYAECLSKKIQFNAHIWTKSKFLGMSIGVHNIGQGCVSCLEHDEHYILTFPNGYGRSILTVPWVELGGECNINCSKTGYSASIVFHTKPFYGGKKHRITAEIFPPNDKKSFCSIEGEWNGVMHAKWASGENSLFIDTKKMGCIKKKVRKLEDQLEYESRSLWKDVTVSLKSRDIDAATEAKHRLEEKQRGEARERKENEMQWETRLFHEDGECWVYDEPLLKRTGSQRH, encoded by the exons CTCGAGATGCAGACGAACGGGAGAAGTGGATCCATGCCTTAGAGGGGACTATTCTCCGTCACACCCTCCAACTGCAG GAGGCAGAGACAGGATTTGTTCCAAGTGTCCAAGACTTCGATAAGAAACTTGCAGAGGCTGACGCGTACCTACAAATTCTAATTGATCAGTTAAAG CTCTTTGATGCGAAAATCAAGGATTGCAAAGAAGATGAGTCGTGCAGA AAAATTGAACATTTGAAGGAAACCACATGT AGTATGGTAGAGTCCATCAAGCACTGTATTGTATTGCTGCAGATTGCCAAG GATCAAAGTAACGAACAGCAACACGCATACGGACTGATA AGCACCATCAACCCAGTGGATGGGATATTTCAGCCTCAGGACACTTCTTTAGTCAATTTAGCCATGCCAACACAGACCACCCTCCCCACAG ATGGCTCCAAGATGTGTAAAGGAGAACAGCGGCCATCCACTCTATCAGTGGGGCCTGTTGTCACGGTGATGGGCAGCCTGCAGACTCCGACCCCCAACAgcacag tagttacagtcttgtctcatcgctgcaacagggagaggcgaaggttgagagccatgcgtcctccgaaacacaacccaaccaagccgcactgcttcttcacacaatgcacatccaaccaggaagccagccgcaccaatgtgtcggaggaaacaccgtccaccaggcgacctg ggAGTGGCCCCTCGGCGCCCAGCAGCAGCGTTGCCTCCCCCAGTCACATGACCATCACCTCCCATTCGGTCCCTGACTTCTCTTACTCCAGCAGTGAAGATGAGTTCTATGACGCTGATGAGTTCTCCCAGAACAGCACGTCTCCCAAACACTTCATAGA TCCCTCTAGGCCTTCTGCTGCTTTGCCTCACAGCGATGATGGAACAGTGCTGAAACGACCAAACACTAACGAGTCCCTCGACTCCTCCATGTCTAACGGCACCACTGACgcag ATCAATTTGACAGCCATGATGATGAGGCGGAGGATCAGGGGGAGTCTGTGGAGGAGCACAAGAGTGTCATCATGCACCTGCTGTCCCAGGTGCGACTAGGCATGGACCTCACCAAG GTGGTCCTCCCCACATTTATCTTGGAGAGGAGGTCTTTGCTGGAGATGTATGCTGACTTCTTTGCACATCCGGATTTGTTTGTCAG TATCGCGGATCAACTGGAACCCAAAGAGCGCATGGTGCAGATGGTAAAATGGTACATGTCAGCCTTCCACGCAGGGAGGAAAAGCTCAGTGGCCAAGAAGCCTTACAACCCCATCCTGGGAGAGGTTTTCTTCTGCCACTGGGACCTGCCTTCAGAGAGTGAGGAGCCCACTGCAGTGGTGAGCATTGACAGAGCCCATTGTACCACA GAGCCATCGTCAGAGGGTCCAGTGCCATGGTCTTCAGCCAACAGTGTGTCTTTTGTAGCAGAGCAGGTCTCTCATCACCCCCCCA TTTCTGCATTCTACGCAGAGTGTCTGAGCAAAAAGATTCAGTTCAACGCCCACATTTGGACCAAGTCAAAGTTCTTAGGAATGTCGATTGGAGTCCACAATATTGGCCAAG GCTGTGTGTCCTGTCTGGAACATGACGAGCACTACATACTCACCTTCCCCAATGGCTATGGCAG GTCGATCCTGACTGTCCCATGGGTGGAGTTGGGTGGAGAGTGTAACATCAACTGCTCCAAAACGGGCTACAGTGCCAGCATTGTGTTTCACACTAAGCCCTTCTACGGTGGCAAGAAGCACAGGATCACCGCTGAGATCTT TCCTCCCAATGACAAGAAGTCATTCTGCTCCATTGAAGGAGAGTGGAATGGAGTTATGCACGCTAAGTGGGCATCTGGG GAAAACTCCTTGTTCATTGACACAAAGAAAATGGGCTGTATCAAGAAGAAGGTGAGGAAGTTGGAGGACCAGCTGGAGTATGAGTCCCGCAG CCTGTGGAAGGATGTGACGGTCAGCCTGAAGTCGAGAGACATCGATGCAGCAACGGAAGCAAAGCACAGGCTGGAGGAGAAGCAGAGGGGGGAGGCcagggagaggaaggaaaatgaaATGCAGTGGGAAACTAGG TTGTTCCATGAGGATGGAGAGTGCTGGGTCTACGATGAGCCTCTACTGAAAAGAACTGGATCACAGAGGCACTGA
- the LOC139541162 gene encoding oxysterol-binding protein-related protein 9-like isoform X7: protein MSLRALRPEAETGFVPSVQDFDKKLAEADAYLQILIDQLKLFDAKIKDCKEDESCRKIEHLKETTCSMVESIKHCIVLLQIAKDQSNEQQHAYGLISTINPVDGIFQPQDTSLVNLAMPTQTTLPTDGSKMCKGEQRPSTLSVGPVVTVMGSLQTPTPNSTVVTVLSHRCNRERRRLRAMRPPKHNPTKPHCFFTQCTSNQEASRTNVSEETPSTRRPGSGPSAPSSSVASPSHMTITSHSVPDFSYSSSEDEFYDADEFSQNSTSPKHFIDPSRPSAALPHSDDGTVLKRPNTNESLDSSMSNGTTDADQFDSHDDEAEDQGESVEEHKSVIMHLLSQVRLGMDLTKVVLPTFILERRSLLEMYADFFAHPDLFVSIADQLEPKERMVQMVKWYMSAFHAGRKSSVAKKPYNPILGEVFFCHWDLPSESEEPTAVVSIDRAHCTTEPSSEGPVPWSSANSVSFVAEQVSHHPPISAFYAECLSKKIQFNAHIWTKSKFLGMSIGVHNIGQGCVSCLEHDEHYILTFPNGYGRSILTVPWVELGGECNINCSKTGYSASIVFHTKPFYGGKKHRITAEIFPPNDKKSFCSIEGEWNGVMHAKWASGENSLFIDTKKMGCIKKKVRKLEDQLEYESRSLWKDVTVSLKSRDIDAATEAKHRLEEKQRGEARERKENEMQWETRLFHEDGECWVYDEPLLKRTGSQRH, encoded by the exons ATGTCCCTCAGAGCTCTGCGTCCT GAGGCAGAGACAGGATTTGTTCCAAGTGTCCAAGACTTCGATAAGAAACTTGCAGAGGCTGACGCGTACCTACAAATTCTAATTGATCAGTTAAAG CTCTTTGATGCGAAAATCAAGGATTGCAAAGAAGATGAGTCGTGCAGA AAAATTGAACATTTGAAGGAAACCACATGT AGTATGGTAGAGTCCATCAAGCACTGTATTGTATTGCTGCAGATTGCCAAG GATCAAAGTAACGAACAGCAACACGCATACGGACTGATA AGCACCATCAACCCAGTGGATGGGATATTTCAGCCTCAGGACACTTCTTTAGTCAATTTAGCCATGCCAACACAGACCACCCTCCCCACAG ATGGCTCCAAGATGTGTAAAGGAGAACAGCGGCCATCCACTCTATCAGTGGGGCCTGTTGTCACGGTGATGGGCAGCCTGCAGACTCCGACCCCCAACAgcacag tagttacagtcttgtctcatcgctgcaacagggagaggcgaaggttgagagccatgcgtcctccgaaacacaacccaaccaagccgcactgcttcttcacacaatgcacatccaaccaggaagccagccgcaccaatgtgtcggaggaaacaccgtccaccaggcgacctg ggAGTGGCCCCTCGGCGCCCAGCAGCAGCGTTGCCTCCCCCAGTCACATGACCATCACCTCCCATTCGGTCCCTGACTTCTCTTACTCCAGCAGTGAAGATGAGTTCTATGACGCTGATGAGTTCTCCCAGAACAGCACGTCTCCCAAACACTTCATAGA TCCCTCTAGGCCTTCTGCTGCTTTGCCTCACAGCGATGATGGAACAGTGCTGAAACGACCAAACACTAACGAGTCCCTCGACTCCTCCATGTCTAACGGCACCACTGACgcag ATCAATTTGACAGCCATGATGATGAGGCGGAGGATCAGGGGGAGTCTGTGGAGGAGCACAAGAGTGTCATCATGCACCTGCTGTCCCAGGTGCGACTAGGCATGGACCTCACCAAG GTGGTCCTCCCCACATTTATCTTGGAGAGGAGGTCTTTGCTGGAGATGTATGCTGACTTCTTTGCACATCCGGATTTGTTTGTCAG TATCGCGGATCAACTGGAACCCAAAGAGCGCATGGTGCAGATGGTAAAATGGTACATGTCAGCCTTCCACGCAGGGAGGAAAAGCTCAGTGGCCAAGAAGCCTTACAACCCCATCCTGGGAGAGGTTTTCTTCTGCCACTGGGACCTGCCTTCAGAGAGTGAGGAGCCCACTGCAGTGGTGAGCATTGACAGAGCCCATTGTACCACA GAGCCATCGTCAGAGGGTCCAGTGCCATGGTCTTCAGCCAACAGTGTGTCTTTTGTAGCAGAGCAGGTCTCTCATCACCCCCCCA TTTCTGCATTCTACGCAGAGTGTCTGAGCAAAAAGATTCAGTTCAACGCCCACATTTGGACCAAGTCAAAGTTCTTAGGAATGTCGATTGGAGTCCACAATATTGGCCAAG GCTGTGTGTCCTGTCTGGAACATGACGAGCACTACATACTCACCTTCCCCAATGGCTATGGCAG GTCGATCCTGACTGTCCCATGGGTGGAGTTGGGTGGAGAGTGTAACATCAACTGCTCCAAAACGGGCTACAGTGCCAGCATTGTGTTTCACACTAAGCCCTTCTACGGTGGCAAGAAGCACAGGATCACCGCTGAGATCTT TCCTCCCAATGACAAGAAGTCATTCTGCTCCATTGAAGGAGAGTGGAATGGAGTTATGCACGCTAAGTGGGCATCTGGG GAAAACTCCTTGTTCATTGACACAAAGAAAATGGGCTGTATCAAGAAGAAGGTGAGGAAGTTGGAGGACCAGCTGGAGTATGAGTCCCGCAG CCTGTGGAAGGATGTGACGGTCAGCCTGAAGTCGAGAGACATCGATGCAGCAACGGAAGCAAAGCACAGGCTGGAGGAGAAGCAGAGGGGGGAGGCcagggagaggaaggaaaatgaaATGCAGTGGGAAACTAGG TTGTTCCATGAGGATGGAGAGTGCTGGGTCTACGATGAGCCTCTACTGAAAAGAACTGGATCACAGAGGCACTGA
- the LOC139541162 gene encoding oxysterol-binding protein-related protein 9-like isoform X2 → MASVMEGPLSKWTNVMKGWQYRWFVLDYNAGLLSYYTSKDKMMRGSRRGCVRLRGAVIGIDDEDDSTFTITVDQKTFHFQARDADEREKWIHALEGTILRHTLQLQEAETGFVPSVQDFDKKLAEADAYLQILIDQLKLFDAKIKDCKEDESCRKIEHLKETTCSMVESIKHCIVLLQIAKDQSNEQQHAYGLISTINPVDGIFQPQDTSLVNLAMPTQTTLPTDGSKMCKGEQRPSTLSVGPVVTVMGSLQTPTPNSTVVTVLSHRCNRERRRLRAMRPPKHNPTKPHCFFTQCTSNQEASRTNVSEETPSTRRPGSGPSAPSSSVASPSHMTITSHSVPDFSYSSSEDEFYDADEFSQNSTSPKHFIDPSRPSAALPHSDDGTVLKRPNTNESLDSSMSNGTTDADQFDSHDDEAEDQGESVEEHKSVIMHLLSQVRLGMDLTKVVLPTFILERRSLLEMYADFFAHPDLFVSIADQLEPKERMVQMVKWYMSAFHAGRKSSVAKKPYNPILGEVFFCHWDLPSESEEPTAVEPSSEGPVPWSSANSVSFVAEQVSHHPPISAFYAECLSKKIQFNAHIWTKSKFLGMSIGVHNIGQGCVSCLEHDEHYILTFPNGYGRSILTVPWVELGGECNINCSKTGYSASIVFHTKPFYGGKKHRITAEIFPPNDKKSFCSIEGEWNGVMHAKWASGENSLFIDTKKMGCIKKKVRKLEDQLEYESRSLWKDVTVSLKSRDIDAATEAKHRLEEKQRGEARERKENEMQWETRLFHEDGECWVYDEPLLKRTGSQRH, encoded by the exons CTCGAGATGCAGACGAACGGGAGAAGTGGATCCATGCCTTAGAGGGGACTATTCTCCGTCACACCCTCCAACTGCAG GAGGCAGAGACAGGATTTGTTCCAAGTGTCCAAGACTTCGATAAGAAACTTGCAGAGGCTGACGCGTACCTACAAATTCTAATTGATCAGTTAAAG CTCTTTGATGCGAAAATCAAGGATTGCAAAGAAGATGAGTCGTGCAGA AAAATTGAACATTTGAAGGAAACCACATGT AGTATGGTAGAGTCCATCAAGCACTGTATTGTATTGCTGCAGATTGCCAAG GATCAAAGTAACGAACAGCAACACGCATACGGACTGATA AGCACCATCAACCCAGTGGATGGGATATTTCAGCCTCAGGACACTTCTTTAGTCAATTTAGCCATGCCAACACAGACCACCCTCCCCACAG ATGGCTCCAAGATGTGTAAAGGAGAACAGCGGCCATCCACTCTATCAGTGGGGCCTGTTGTCACGGTGATGGGCAGCCTGCAGACTCCGACCCCCAACAgcacag tagttacagtcttgtctcatcgctgcaacagggagaggcgaaggttgagagccatgcgtcctccgaaacacaacccaaccaagccgcactgcttcttcacacaatgcacatccaaccaggaagccagccgcaccaatgtgtcggaggaaacaccgtccaccaggcgacctg ggAGTGGCCCCTCGGCGCCCAGCAGCAGCGTTGCCTCCCCCAGTCACATGACCATCACCTCCCATTCGGTCCCTGACTTCTCTTACTCCAGCAGTGAAGATGAGTTCTATGACGCTGATGAGTTCTCCCAGAACAGCACGTCTCCCAAACACTTCATAGA TCCCTCTAGGCCTTCTGCTGCTTTGCCTCACAGCGATGATGGAACAGTGCTGAAACGACCAAACACTAACGAGTCCCTCGACTCCTCCATGTCTAACGGCACCACTGACgcag ATCAATTTGACAGCCATGATGATGAGGCGGAGGATCAGGGGGAGTCTGTGGAGGAGCACAAGAGTGTCATCATGCACCTGCTGTCCCAGGTGCGACTAGGCATGGACCTCACCAAG GTGGTCCTCCCCACATTTATCTTGGAGAGGAGGTCTTTGCTGGAGATGTATGCTGACTTCTTTGCACATCCGGATTTGTTTGTCAG TATCGCGGATCAACTGGAACCCAAAGAGCGCATGGTGCAGATGGTAAAATGGTACATGTCAGCCTTCCACGCAGGGAGGAAAAGCTCAGTGGCCAAGAAGCCTTACAACCCCATCCTGGGAGAGGTTTTCTTCTGCCACTGGGACCTGCCTTCAGAGAGTGAGGAGCCCACTGCAGTG GAGCCATCGTCAGAGGGTCCAGTGCCATGGTCTTCAGCCAACAGTGTGTCTTTTGTAGCAGAGCAGGTCTCTCATCACCCCCCCA TTTCTGCATTCTACGCAGAGTGTCTGAGCAAAAAGATTCAGTTCAACGCCCACATTTGGACCAAGTCAAAGTTCTTAGGAATGTCGATTGGAGTCCACAATATTGGCCAAG GCTGTGTGTCCTGTCTGGAACATGACGAGCACTACATACTCACCTTCCCCAATGGCTATGGCAG GTCGATCCTGACTGTCCCATGGGTGGAGTTGGGTGGAGAGTGTAACATCAACTGCTCCAAAACGGGCTACAGTGCCAGCATTGTGTTTCACACTAAGCCCTTCTACGGTGGCAAGAAGCACAGGATCACCGCTGAGATCTT TCCTCCCAATGACAAGAAGTCATTCTGCTCCATTGAAGGAGAGTGGAATGGAGTTATGCACGCTAAGTGGGCATCTGGG GAAAACTCCTTGTTCATTGACACAAAGAAAATGGGCTGTATCAAGAAGAAGGTGAGGAAGTTGGAGGACCAGCTGGAGTATGAGTCCCGCAG CCTGTGGAAGGATGTGACGGTCAGCCTGAAGTCGAGAGACATCGATGCAGCAACGGAAGCAAAGCACAGGCTGGAGGAGAAGCAGAGGGGGGAGGCcagggagaggaaggaaaatgaaATGCAGTGGGAAACTAGG TTGTTCCATGAGGATGGAGAGTGCTGGGTCTACGATGAGCCTCTACTGAAAAGAACTGGATCACAGAGGCACTGA